The DNA sequence TGCTTGGCTAGTGGTTGCCCATTTTGCTGCAGTCGTATGTATAGATACTCAGTATCTGTTTCGACATAAGCTATATTGGGAGCTCCTTTTCGGTAAGTACCGCGCGGTACGCTGTACCTGTTCCCATCAAACCGTATAACATTGTCTTTGTTTATAGTTCTTGTTATACTGGTACCTAAGATATCTTCAAAAATGTAAGTACCGGAGACCGGTTGTAGGTGTGGCTTTTCCAGGGCGAACACCTCGACAGGTCTCTTTTTTATATTATGATGTACTTTATAATTCCCGGTTCTCTTTAACCAACTCATACTAGATTCCTGCCAATCTAGTAGATTATCAAAAGTACGGTTTTTCGCAAAGTTATTCTTTACATATTTAACTACCTGCTCTATTTTCCCTTTAGACTCTGGATCAGACTTTCTGCATAGGTAGACCTTAAACTTTCTTGTCTGTTGATATTTTGTGAATTCCACCGTCATGATAAGATCTCCAGCGTTTTCACTAACAGCGAGTAAACGATCTTGGTCGTAGACGATTTCAATAGACATGCCCCCATAAAAACGGAAGGCATTTTCATGCATTCTAATAAGATCTGATGCTCGAAAAGGTCGGTCTAGCCCATTCTACATATTTATATCTTGAATGGGCTAAA is a window from the Bacillus infantis NRRL B-14911 genome containing:
- a CDS encoding Mu transposase domain-containing protein; amino-acid sequence: MSIEIVYDQDRLLAVSENAGDLIMTVEFTKYQQTRKFKVYLCRKSDPESKGKIEQVVKYVKNNFAKNRTFDNLLDWQESSMSWLKRTGNYKVHHNIKKRPVEVFALEKPHLQPVSGTYIFEDILGTSITRTINKDNVIRFDGNRYSVPRGTYRKGAPNIAYVETDTEYLYIRLQQNGQPLAKHKIAQGSGAVISEPSHREREQPKRDLLIQQIKEMLTDKQAASWLIEILSDQYPRHIVDQLKVVQSVILKHPSFIDEALSEMKRLRLTSANDLRDIAITLEIHSRKKHKETGIANEKYKELVAPERREDIYFSVLQGGANQ